ACCAGACACTGGATATCGCTCACGATTTAAAATGCGATACCATGCAGATCTTCAGCCGTTCCCCGCAGTCCTGGCGTAACGGCGCTCAAATTGCCCCTGAAGATATCGAGGAATTTATCGCCCGGCGCAAGAAATATAAAATTAACCCGGTTTTTATCCATATATCTTACCTGATTAATTTGGCTTCTCCTGATGCGCGCCTCTACCACGGTTCGATCCAGGCTTATATTGAGGATATTCAGGAGGCGGATAAATTAGGCGTTGATTATATTGTTACGCATATGGGCAGCCATAAGGAGACCTCCGAGGATGCCGGAATTAAGCGGTTGATTGAAGCGCTAAATAAAATAATCGAGAAGACCAAAGATTCTAAAGTCGGAATATTATTGGAAAATACTTCCGGCAGCGGATCCTGGCTGGGCTACAGGTTTTATCATCAACATAAAATTATCAAAGGCATCAAAGAAAAATCCCGCGTAGGTTTATGTCTGGATACCGCCCATGCTTATTTAGCCGGATATAACCTGGCTACCAAAGAAGGCCTTGAAAAAATGATCGATGAGATTGATGAGATGGTTGGGACAAAATTGATTAAACTCATCCACCTTAATGACGCAGCAGGAGAATTGGGTTGCCACCATGACCGCCACGACCATATCGGACAGGGCCACATTGGCCTGGCCGGGATGAAAAGAATTATCAATCATCCTAAATTAAAGAATATCCCGATGATTTTAGAAACACCCAAAAGCACTGAAGACAGCGATAAGAAAAACTTGGCTTTGGTAAGAAAACTGGGGCGTAAATAAAATGCATTATAATTTTAAAAAGATCGAAGAAAAATGGCAAAAAAAATGGCAGCAAGCTTATGCCTTCCGCGCGCAAGCCGATCCTAAACGTAAAAAATATTATCTGCTGGAAATGTTTCCCTACCCCAGCGGTAAAATTCACATGGGCCATGTGCGTAATTACACTATCGGCGATGTTGCCAGCCGTTTTAAAAGTTTAGAGGGTTATAACGTAATGCACCCGATGGGCTTTGATGCTTTTGGCCAGCCGGCGGAGAACGCGGCGATAAAAAACAAAACCAAGCCTGGCGACTGGACGCGTAAATGTATCAAGGAGATGGAAACAGAATTAAAGAAAATGGGTTTTTCCTACGATTGGGAGCGGGAAGTTTCCACCTGCCAAAGCGATTATTATAAATGGAACCAGTGGATTTTCCTCAAGATGCTTGAACGCGGCCTGGCTTATAGGAAGGCTTCACAAGTTAACTGGTGCCCCAGCTGCGCCACAACTTTAGCGAATGAAGAAGTGATCGAAGGCGAGTGCTGGCGCTGCCAGACAAAAGTAGAGCAAAAAGATTTAGAGCAATGGTATTTAAAGATTACCGGATATAAAGAAAGATTATTGGAGGATTTAAACCAGCTTAAAAATTGGCCGGCGCGGGTTTTGGCAATGCAGAATAACTGGATCGGCAAAAGCAGCGGCGTGGATATTTATTTTCGCCTGGAAAATAGCGATAAATTGATTTCGGTTTTTACTACCCGGGTGGATACTATTTTTGGGGCAACTTACATTGTCCTGGCTCCGGAGCACCCTTTAGTTTTAGATTTAATTAAGGGCAAACCTCAGGAAAAAGAGGCTTTAGAGTTTATCAAAAAGGTTGCCAGCGAAAGTAAAATAGTGCGCGCCGCATCCGACGTTAAAAAAGAAGGGGTTTTTACCGGAAGCTTCGCGATTAATCCGGTAAATAATGAAAAGGTCCCGGTTTGGATTGCCGATTATGTTTTAATGGAATATGGAACAGGGGCGATTATGGCTGTGCCCACGCATGATCAGCGGGATTTTCTTTTTGCCAAAGAGCATAAGCTGCCAATGCGCATTGTCATTTCGCCTGAAGATAATTCTCTAAAATCCGCGGAAGTATTAACCCGGGCATATGAAGGCGATGGCATTCAGGTGAATTCCGGAGAATTTGACGGGTTAAACAATCAGGAGGCCAAGACAAAAATTGCCCAATGGATGGAGGCTAAGGGCATCGGTAAAATACAAACCCATTGGCGCCTGCGTGACTGGTTGATTTCCCGCCAGCGTTATTGGGGCACTCCCATACCGGTGATTTATTGCCCGGCTTGCGGCATTGTCCCGGTTCCTTTTAAAGATTTGCCCGTTGAGCTGCCGGCTGATGCGCCTTTTACCGGAGAAGGCGGAAGCCCTTTAGGCAAGGTTAAGCAATTTGTAGAAGTAAAATGTCCTAAGTGTAAAGGAAAAGCTCGCCGGGAAACCGATACCATGGCTACTTTTTTTGACTCCTCCTGGTATTTCTTAAGGTTCTGCTCGTCTAAATTTAACGCGGCGCCGTTTGATGTAAATGAAGCCAAATACTGGATGGCCGTTGATCAGTATATCGGAGGTATTGAGCATGCGATCCTGCATTTGTTGTATTCGCGGTTTTTTACTAAATTTTTCCAGGATTTAAAGATGATTGATTTCAGTGAGCCGTTTGATAAGCTGCTCACTCAGGGGATGGTTTTAAAAGACGGCGAAGTTATGTCAAAGTCCAGGGGTAATATCGTTGATCCGGATTCGATGATTAAGAATTACGGCGCCGATGCCCTGCGCCTGTTTATCTTATTTGCCGCTCCGCCGGAGACGGAGTTGGAGTGGGAGGAGCGCGGGTTAGAAGGAGCGTATAAATTTTTAAACCGTGTCTGGCGGATCCAGGAAAATTTAAAGGGTAACGCTGATCCGCAGGTATTAAAAGCCCTGCACAAGACAATAAAAAAAGTAGGCGCGGATTTTAGCGAATTTAAGTTTAACACCGCCATTGCCGGTTTGATGGAGCTAACCAACATTATTTATCAATTAGGCGCAGATAAGCAGGTATTTTCCAGCCTTGTCATTATGCTTAGCCCGATTGTCCCGCATTTTTCCGAAGAGCTTTGGCAGATTTTAGGCAACAAGGAAAGTATATTTAAAACCAGCTGGCCTAAATATGATCCTCAGTTGCTGGTTGAAGAAAATGTGGAGTTGGTAATTCAGGTTAACGGTAAAGTACGCAGTAAAATCGAAGTTGCCCGCGGTATGTCCGAAGATAAACTTAAAGAATTGGTGCTTAAAGATGAAAAATTAATTCCCTGGCTGGAAGGCAAAACCCCGAAGAAATTCATCATTGTCCCGCAAAAACTCGTCAATATCGTAATTTAATAAGGGGGACAATAAGGGGGACGTCCTCTTAGGGGACACCCTTTTATTAAAATAATTGTTAGAAGCGGCCTCTTTTTACGTCAATTAAAGTAAAAGGAGGATTTTTTATGCCAAGAAAAGCGCGAAGGTTGATTGACGGGGGACATTACCATGTTGTAACCAGGGGTATTGACTGCAGAAAATTGTTTAGAGATAAAGCGGATAATCAGTATTTTTTAAACATCATATCTGCTAATCTGCCAAAATTCAAAATTTCAATTTTTCATTATTGTCTTATGGTAAACCACATCCATCTATTGATTAAAGCTATAAGAGCAGCGGATCTGCCAAAGTTTATGCAGGCAGTTCTACAAGGATACGCTCATTATTTCAGAAAGAAATATCTTTCGGTAGGATTTGTTTTCCAGAATCGATATAAAAGTCGGTTAATTGATAATGATACATATCTCTTGGAATGCGGTCGATATATCGAAAGGAATCCTTTGAGATCAAAAACAGTGCTAGAGCTTTCCAGGTATCATTGGAGCAGTTATCTGCTATATGCAACAGGTGAACAAAATGGCATAGTTAGAGTATTGGATCCTTTATATTTAGATTTAGCCAGTACAGACGAGAAACGCAGGGAGGCGTATGTTAATTATGTCTTACAGGGGCGGCCGTATGAAGATATTTTAGATAAGGAATTTCATATTAAATAGAGTGTCCCTTTTTAGGACGTCCCCTTTATTCTTCTAAAACATCCTTAATATCAAAAAGTAGCCTTTGGTAATCGATGGGTTTTTCGACATAGACGGTGATCCCGCTTTTGGCGGCGATATGCTTGTCAATTTCTTCATGTTTTAAGGAGGTGGCGATGATCGGGGTATCGATAAATTCCGGCAGGCTTTTTATGTCCTGAGCAACTTTAAAACCGCTTTCATCCGGCAGGACCAGATCAAGGAGTATGCAGTCAGGTTTCTCCGCCTTAACTTTTTCTACGCCTTCCTGACCACTGTAGGCAGTCACTACCCGGTAACCTGCTTTAAGCAGCTTTTCCTTACTTTCCTTGACGATGTTATAATCATCGTCAATAATCAGGATCTTCTTAGGCATAGATAAATTATACACTAAAAAACCTATGATTACAATTAGATAAGACCCTGTTTCCCGATTGACTGGGAAACAGGGTCTTATAAATAGTTAGATTATGGGGTTTTGTGCGTCTATTAAAACGAGGAGGGTTGGCCATGTTTAATTTTACCCCGGAAGAAAAAAAGGTAATTTTGTTTATTTTAGGCCTGGCGTTTTGCGGGTTAGCGTTAAGTAATTTAGCCAAAGCCGGCTGCCGCGTAGAGAAAATGGTCTATCCGCAAGTCCAATTAGCCAGGATAAACCTTAACCAAGTAACTTTGGCAGAGTTAATCCGGTTTAAATGCGTCTCGGGAAAATTGGCTCAAGCCATCGTAGAGTACCGTAATTTACATAAAGAGTTTGCTAGTTTAGAAGAACTAAAAGAAATTAAAGGGATAGGGGAGAAGCGTTACGAGAAGCTAAAGGAGATATTTTTTGTTGAATGAAAACTCCGTTTGTAGCGCTAACCGTATTTTATTGCTTAGGAATTATTTTAGCCGAATTTATACCGGCTAACTTTTGGCTGATTATGGCAGTAGGAGCAATTATCTTTTTTGCGGCAAGCTTATCGAAGGCAAAAAATTATATATTTTTGGTTTTGCTATCATTTTTAGTGCTGTTTTTGGGAATTCTAAGCTTAAAGAATTCTTATCGATTACCTAAATGCCATATTAGTAATTTTGTTTACTACAAGAATAATTCTTTTTATAGCTTAAGCGGATCTATCGATAGCCAGCCAGTATTAAACAATAATCGGCTTTGGTTTAGTTTTCGCACACAAGAAATCCAGGTTAATAAATTAAAGTGGCATTGTTGCGGCCAGGTTCTGGTTAAAATTGATTTTCCACAAGAATTAAATTATGGAGATAACTTAACGCTGTTGGGGAATTTAACCCGCCCGTATAATTTTAACAGTACCAGACAGGGGTATAAAGATTTTTTGGCGCGTCAGGGTATTCATTTAATCATGCGTATAAAGGATCCCCGGCAAATTATCCGCCGGAGCGGCTTTGGCGGATCCCGATTAATTGGCGCTTCATTTTGGCTGCGCTCTAAGATGGAAGAGGTGGTTAACCACAATCTTCCGGATTTACCGGCAAGCATACTTTCGGCGATGATTTTAGGCCAAAGGCGCAATATTCCCTGGGTAGTAAATGATTCGATGATTAAATCCGGCACGGTGCATATTTTAGTTGTCAGCGGTTTTAACGTTGGCATTGTCGCTTTTAGCATTAACCTATTGTTAAAAATTTTGCGGATTGCGCGTAAGGGGCGGATTATTTTGACAATAATCTGCCTGCTCGCCTATTGCTTAATCACCGGCTCAAGCAATCCGGTTATCCGCGCTACGGTTATGGGGATAGTTTTTTTAGCGGCGTATCTCTTAAAAAGAGATCCGGATATATATAATTCTTTGGCTGGTGCTGCGTTATTTATTTTAATAATCAATCCCCGGCAATTGTTTGATGTTGGTTTTCAATTATCTTTTATTAGCGTACTGGCAATTGTTTACCTTTACCCCAGACTAAAAGCTTTAACTCATTTAGAGAATTACAAAAATAAAGTATGGAAATTTATCGGTGAGGGGTTTTTGGTTTCATTTTCTGCCTGGTTGGGCACACTATGGATTATTGTTTTTAATTTCAGGATTATTGCCCCGGTAACAATTTTGGCCAATATTTTGATTGTTCCCCTGGCTACCGTAATTACTTTATGCGGGTTTACCCTGGTTCTCTCCGGCCTGATTTATCCGCACCTGGCCAGCCTCTTTAGCGCTCCCGCCTCAGCGTTGATTACCCTGCTTTTAAATATAAATTGCGCGGTAATCCGGCTGCCACTAGCTTATTTTTACCTTTGACAAAGCCATCCGGCTATGATAAATTGAAAAGGTTGCAAAAACCGTTTTTTCGAGGGATCTCAACAATATGAAACGCATAATCTTAAGTTTATTAATAATTTCTTTTTTATCCATCCAGCCGGCGTATTCCTATTGGATCTGGACCCCTAAGAGCGGCAAATGGGTAAACCCCAAAAATCTGCCCAAGGATAACCCTAAGGAGCAATTTGCGTATGCCAAGTCTTATTTTGATAATAATAAATACGAAGAGGCAAAGCGTGAATTCCGTAAATTGCTTAAGGCTTATCCTAAGTCTGCCGAGGCGGCGGAAAGCCAATATTATCTGGGTTTAGTCGAGGAACATCAGGGTAAACTATACGAAGCATTTCAGGCTTATCAACTGGTTATCGATAAGTATCCTTTTAGTGAGCGTATTCAGGAAATTATCGAGAAGGAATATAAAATCGCCGAGAAATTTATGGCCGGGGAAAAACGTAAAGCATTGGGCATAGATTTACCTGTGGATAATCCGGCAATTGAGATATTTGGAAAGGTGGTCGAAAATTCTACCTACGGGCCGCTGGCGCCAAAAGCGCAATATAAATTAGGCTTGGTTTTAAAAGGGTTGCTGCGTTATTACGAGGCGGAAGAGGAGTTTAATAAAGTGGTTTCCCGCTATCCGGATAGCGAATGGGCATCCGCGGCAAAATTTCAGATCGCCTCCTGTCGGGCCAGCCTGTCCAAAGGCTCAGCTTATGACCAGGGCGCAGCGCAGGAGGCAAAAGAAAGGTTCGAGGAGTTTGTGAAGGAGCATCCTGATGCCGTGCTTTCCCTGGACGCGCAGAAGAATATCGATCAGATCCGGGAGAAAGAGGCGCAAGCCAGCTATGATATTGGGCGTTTTTATGAGAAACAAAAAGCTTTTGATTCGGCAAAGATCTATTATAATGACATCATCAATAACCACGCAGAAAGCCCCTGGGCTAAGGAAGCGGCGGCTAGATTACAGATAATGGAGCAGAAAAATGAAAAAAAGAATTAAGTTTTCTTTATTCCTGATTAGCGTATCCTGCCTCTTGAGCGCTGTTTTGGCCGGTTGCGGCTATACTACCCGTTCAATGATTTCCGGAAAATACAAAACAATCTACATAACTCCTTTCCTGAATAAAGTAGATATAACTCAGGAGGTTTATTCTGCCAATAAATATCGTCTTTACCGGCCGATACTGGAAACAGATATCACCAAGAAGGTAATTAACCGCTATCTTTTCGACGGGAATCTCAAACCGGTGAAAGAGGATCGGGCGGATTTGGTGCTTAAAGGGGAATTGATTGAATACCGTAAAGACCCCTTAAGTTATACTGCAGATAATAATGATGTTACCGAATACCGCATCAATATTAACGTGAATTTAAGCCTCTGGGACACTAGAGAGAATAAACTGGTCTGGCAGGAGAATAATTTTAATGGTAACTATTCTTATTTTGTCAAAACTCCCACGATAAATCCAGGGAACGTGGTGGTGGTATCCGAAGATGCAGCGGTAACCAATGCTGTCGAGGATTTGGCCCGCCGGATTGTCGAGCGTACAGTTGAACAATGGTAATATGGTTTATTTGCTTATCGGCCAGGATATCGCGGCCAAAGAAACCCAGCTTAAGAAAATAAAGCAGGAACTCCTTCCAAAAGAGCTGCAAGATTTCAATCTCGATACCTTATACGCTAAAGAAGTAACCTTAAAAGATATCCAGGAGCGCCTTTTGGCCATTCCGCTAAAAAGCGCTAAAAGAATTATGGTGATTAAAGACGCGCATTTTCTTAACACGGAATCCCGCAATTTCCTCTTGAGCTATGCCAAAAAACCGCATCAACAATTAGTCCTGGTTTTGGATTTCCAGCAGCATGATTATAAGGATGAATTTATTAAGGCCGTATCCGCGCATGCCTCGATACTGCGTTTTAAGGAGATAACCGTTCCGGACACCTTTGTTTTAAACCGGCAGATTGAATTAAGGAAAACTGATTATGCCCTGCGCATATTAAATCAGCTCCTTAAGGAGGGAGAGGCCCCGGAGCGTATCCTCGGAGGCTTGCGTTTTGCCTGGGAAAAGCAGGATATTCAGACCCCGGCAGCCAAGCGGAAACTCAAGCTCCTGCTTAGCTGCGATATTGAAATAAAGACAGGCAGGTTGCGGCCTGCCTTTGCTTTGGAAAAATTAGTGGTTAGTTTATGCGGATTTGCTTAAGCGGCGCATCAGGCGTGATTTTTTGCGGTTAGCCGCCCCAGCGGGAATTATATTTTTCTTGGCCGCCTTATCTAGCTGGGAAAAGACCCTGGAAATAAATGTTTTGGCTTCAGCGACGCTTTTTTTAGCAATTAACTCCTGAAATTTTTTGACGGATTTTTTAAGTTGCACCTTGACCTTAAGATTACGGGTATGTTTTCTTTTATTTACGCGGTTGCTTTTTAATGATGTTTTGCGTCTTGGCATATATTCTCCTTGCCCACAAGGGCACACCCGCGCAATACCTTATAAGCGCGGGGTGTTTGGTTAATCGAAGGTAATATTATTAGCATAATTAATTGCCCATGTCAACAAACAAATATTCCTTAAATAGCCAGAATCACGCGGTTGCCCGTTCAGCCGGGGTGATTAGTTTGGCTACCCTTGCCTCGCGCATCCTGGGCTTTATCCGGGACATCGTTATCGCCCGGCTTTTTGGGATTTATGTTTATGCCCAGGCTTTTGTCATTGCTTTCCGCATACCCAACCTTTTTCGCGACCTGGTCGGTGAAGGAGCTTCTAATGCCGCGATTGTCCCGGTCTTAAGCGAATATAACCTTAAGCGCTCCAAAGAAGATTTCTGGGAGCTGGCCAATATCCTGCTTAACCTGCTGGTGGTTATCTTAAGCGTAATAACCATCCTGGGGATTATTTTTTCTCCGTTGATTGTGCGCCTGATTGCCCCCGGATTTATTGCTTCCCCGGATAAATTGCAGGCAACCATTAATTTAAACCGGATCATCTTCCCCTATATACTGCTTATCGGCCTGGCGGCTTATGCCATGGCTGTGCTTAACTCGCTGAAGAATTTTACGGTTTCGGCATTCGCGCCCTGCCTTTTAAATATTTCGATAATCATCTGCGCCATGCTTTTGGGGGAAGGTATAAAGGGCCTGGCGACCGGAGTTCTGCTTGGCGGCATCCTGCAGTTGGCAGTGCAGGTTCCGGTTTTATATAAGAAGGGATTGCGCCCAAAACTCAGCTTTTGTTTTAAACATCCCGGGTTAATCGAGATTAAAAGATTAATGCTCCCCCGGTTGGCCAGCTCCAGCATTTACCAGCTGAATAATTTTGTGGATTCGATTTTCGGTTCATTGGCAGTTGTTGTCGGGGAAGGAGGGGTAGCCGTGCTTTATTTTGCCTATCGGCTGATCCAGTTTCCCATCGGTATTTTTAGTAATGCCATTGCCCAGGCAATCCTGCCCACGTTCTCGACGCAGGTATTAGAAGAGAGCCGCGAGAACCTTAAAATCACCCTCTCCTGGGGATTACGCGCCGTTTTTTTTGTGATGTTGCCGATAAGCGCGCTTTTTATGGTTTTGGCCCAGCCTTTGGTTTTTACTTTTTTTGGCGGCGGCAGGTTTGATTCTCATTCGGGTTTCTTAACTAGCAATGCCTTATTTTTCTATAGTATCGGCTTGTGTGCTTACGGGGGTACAAAAATATTACAATGCTGTTTTTTTGCCCTCAGGGATACGGTTACTCCGACAAAAGTAGCCGGCCTTGCCCTGGTGATGAATATTATTCTTAATACGCTTTTGATGTTTCCGCTTAAGCTCGGCGGCCTGGCTTTGGCCACCTCGATTTCCGGAATAGTTGCTTTTTTCTTCTTGTTTTTCATTCTGGCCAGGCGCCTGGGGGGATTTGGAGAACCTCAAATATTATTTTCGTTTTTGCGTATTTTTGCCGCCGCCGTTTGTATGGCCGGGGTCTGTTTCCTGGTGAACCAGGCGTTAAACCTTGGCTGGGCGTTATTTTGCGGGGTTCTATCTTATATTGTTTTTTGTTTTCTTTTTGGCGTAGTTGAGTTAAAAGAGCTTATACGGAAATCTTTATGGGGAAGGCAGAGAATTTAAGAGAAAAGATTTTATCGGCTCCGGACTCTGCGGGTGTTTATTTGATGCGCGATAGCCGCGGAGAAGTGCTTTATGTCGGCAAGGCCAATTCACTGAAAAAGAGGCTTTTTAGTTATCTGGCTAAGGATTTAGACGATAAAACAGCGGCCTTAATGTCTAGGGTAACCAATCTGGAACTTAAGTTATCCGCTAATGAAGCGATGGCCTTATTACTGGAGGCCAGCCTTATCCATAATCTTAAACCCAAATACAATATTTCTCTTAAAGATGACAAAAGTTTTCCTTTGGTTAAAATTTCCGGCGAGGAATTTCCGTCAATTTCTATTACGCGT
The nucleotide sequence above comes from Candidatus Omnitrophota bacterium. Encoded proteins:
- the leuS gene encoding leucine--tRNA ligase, whose translation is MHYNFKKIEEKWQKKWQQAYAFRAQADPKRKKYYLLEMFPYPSGKIHMGHVRNYTIGDVASRFKSLEGYNVMHPMGFDAFGQPAENAAIKNKTKPGDWTRKCIKEMETELKKMGFSYDWEREVSTCQSDYYKWNQWIFLKMLERGLAYRKASQVNWCPSCATTLANEEVIEGECWRCQTKVEQKDLEQWYLKITGYKERLLEDLNQLKNWPARVLAMQNNWIGKSSGVDIYFRLENSDKLISVFTTRVDTIFGATYIVLAPEHPLVLDLIKGKPQEKEALEFIKKVASESKIVRAASDVKKEGVFTGSFAINPVNNEKVPVWIADYVLMEYGTGAIMAVPTHDQRDFLFAKEHKLPMRIVISPEDNSLKSAEVLTRAYEGDGIQVNSGEFDGLNNQEAKTKIAQWMEAKGIGKIQTHWRLRDWLISRQRYWGTPIPVIYCPACGIVPVPFKDLPVELPADAPFTGEGGSPLGKVKQFVEVKCPKCKGKARRETDTMATFFDSSWYFLRFCSSKFNAAPFDVNEAKYWMAVDQYIGGIEHAILHLLYSRFFTKFFQDLKMIDFSEPFDKLLTQGMVLKDGEVMSKSRGNIVDPDSMIKNYGADALRLFILFAAPPETELEWEERGLEGAYKFLNRVWRIQENLKGNADPQVLKALHKTIKKVGADFSEFKFNTAIAGLMELTNIIYQLGADKQVFSSLVIMLSPIVPHFSEELWQILGNKESIFKTSWPKYDPQLLVEENVELVIQVNGKVRSKIEVARGMSEDKLKELVLKDEKLIPWLEGKTPKKFIIVPQKLVNIVI
- a CDS encoding LptE family protein; translated protein: MKKRIKFSLFLISVSCLLSAVLAGCGYTTRSMISGKYKTIYITPFLNKVDITQEVYSANKYRLYRPILETDITKKVINRYLFDGNLKPVKEDRADLVLKGELIEYRKDPLSYTADNNDVTEYRININVNLSLWDTRENKLVWQENNFNGNYSYFVKTPTINPGNVVVVSEDAAVTNAVEDLARRIVERTVEQW
- the murJ gene encoding murein biosynthesis integral membrane protein MurJ; amino-acid sequence: MSTNKYSLNSQNHAVARSAGVISLATLASRILGFIRDIVIARLFGIYVYAQAFVIAFRIPNLFRDLVGEGASNAAIVPVLSEYNLKRSKEDFWELANILLNLLVVILSVITILGIIFSPLIVRLIAPGFIASPDKLQATINLNRIIFPYILLIGLAAYAMAVLNSLKNFTVSAFAPCLLNISIIICAMLLGEGIKGLATGVLLGGILQLAVQVPVLYKKGLRPKLSFCFKHPGLIEIKRLMLPRLASSSIYQLNNFVDSIFGSLAVVVGEGGVAVLYFAYRLIQFPIGIFSNAIAQAILPTFSTQVLEESRENLKITLSWGLRAVFFVMLPISALFMVLAQPLVFTFFGGGRFDSHSGFLTSNALFFYSIGLCAYGGTKILQCCFFALRDTVTPTKVAGLALVMNIILNTLLMFPLKLGGLALATSISGIVAFFFLFFILARRLGGFGEPQILFSFLRIFAAAVCMAGVCFLVNQALNLGWALFCGVLSYIVFCFLFGVVELKELIRKSLWGRQRI
- the rpsT gene encoding 30S ribosomal protein S20, which produces MPRRKTSLKSNRVNKRKHTRNLKVKVQLKKSVKKFQELIAKKSVAEAKTFISRVFSQLDKAAKKNIIPAGAANRKKSRLMRRLSKSA
- a CDS encoding response regulator, whose protein sequence is MPKKILIIDDDYNIVKESKEKLLKAGYRVVTAYSGQEGVEKVKAEKPDCILLDLVLPDESGFKVAQDIKSLPEFIDTPIIATSLKHEEIDKHIAAKSGITVYVEKPIDYQRLLFDIKDVLEE
- a CDS encoding deoxyribonuclease IV, coding for MILGAHISGAGKIYQTLDIAHDLKCDTMQIFSRSPQSWRNGAQIAPEDIEEFIARRKKYKINPVFIHISYLINLASPDARLYHGSIQAYIEDIQEADKLGVDYIVTHMGSHKETSEDAGIKRLIEALNKIIEKTKDSKVGILLENTSGSGSWLGYRFYHQHKIIKGIKEKSRVGLCLDTAHAYLAGYNLATKEGLEKMIDEIDEMVGTKLIKLIHLNDAAGELGCHHDRHDHIGQGHIGLAGMKRIINHPKLKNIPMILETPKSTEDSDKKNLALVRKLGRK
- the bamD gene encoding outer membrane protein assembly factor BamD — encoded protein: MKRIILSLLIISFLSIQPAYSYWIWTPKSGKWVNPKNLPKDNPKEQFAYAKSYFDNNKYEEAKREFRKLLKAYPKSAEAAESQYYLGLVEEHQGKLYEAFQAYQLVIDKYPFSERIQEIIEKEYKIAEKFMAGEKRKALGIDLPVDNPAIEIFGKVVENSTYGPLAPKAQYKLGLVLKGLLRYYEAEEEFNKVVSRYPDSEWASAAKFQIASCRASLSKGSAYDQGAAQEAKERFEEFVKEHPDAVLSLDAQKNIDQIREKEAQASYDIGRFYEKQKAFDSAKIYYNDIINNHAESPWAKEAAARLQIMEQKNEKKN
- a CDS encoding helix-hairpin-helix domain-containing protein, with the translated sequence MFNFTPEEKKVILFILGLAFCGLALSNLAKAGCRVEKMVYPQVQLARINLNQVTLAELIRFKCVSGKLAQAIVEYRNLHKEFASLEELKEIKGIGEKRYEKLKEIFFVE
- a CDS encoding transposase; amino-acid sequence: MPRKARRLIDGGHYHVVTRGIDCRKLFRDKADNQYFLNIISANLPKFKISIFHYCLMVNHIHLLIKAIRAADLPKFMQAVLQGYAHYFRKKYLSVGFVFQNRYKSRLIDNDTYLLECGRYIERNPLRSKTVLELSRYHWSSYLLYATGEQNGIVRVLDPLYLDLASTDEKRREAYVNYVLQGRPYEDILDKEFHIK
- a CDS encoding ComEC/Rec2 family competence protein — protein: MKTPFVALTVFYCLGIILAEFIPANFWLIMAVGAIIFFAASLSKAKNYIFLVLLSFLVLFLGILSLKNSYRLPKCHISNFVYYKNNSFYSLSGSIDSQPVLNNNRLWFSFRTQEIQVNKLKWHCCGQVLVKIDFPQELNYGDNLTLLGNLTRPYNFNSTRQGYKDFLARQGIHLIMRIKDPRQIIRRSGFGGSRLIGASFWLRSKMEEVVNHNLPDLPASILSAMILGQRRNIPWVVNDSMIKSGTVHILVVSGFNVGIVAFSINLLLKILRIARKGRIILTIICLLAYCLITGSSNPVIRATVMGIVFLAAYLLKRDPDIYNSLAGAALFILIINPRQLFDVGFQLSFISVLAIVYLYPRLKALTHLENYKNKVWKFIGEGFLVSFSAWLGTLWIIVFNFRIIAPVTILANILIVPLATVITLCGFTLVLSGLIYPHLASLFSAPASALITLLLNINCAVIRLPLAYFYL